A window of Blattabacterium cuenoti contains these coding sequences:
- a CDS encoding PASTA domain-containing protein: MKYYKYCLIILINLLIAIYILYNITNVALNWVNIYTKHGSYVIVPNISNLTIKQSVSLLNQLGLKYEISESEYNPSFKPNQILYFLPEAGNHVKIGRSIYIKVNATHYKTTVLPNIFNKKKRIAIKLLHANHIYVDKIKYINNISKNTIYKALLKGKNITSGCVLPVKHQITLIIGNGYYIKNNYYVIPNVNGMPIHNAIPLLNKQLFNNIHIIIDNMNSLLYNDKFDNNSLIYRQSPNPGHITPDKNISIDLWITNYTNTNHNEQNNHTTNNDNKKIDISQQNNNSYKPYQKDDVNDIKNNN, from the coding sequence ATGAAATATTATAAATACTGTTTAATTATTTTGATAAATTTATTAATTGCTATATATATACTATATAATATTACTAATGTAGCTTTAAATTGGGTCAACATTTACACTAAACATGGTTCATATGTTATAGTTCCAAATATTAGTAACTTAACCATTAAACAATCTGTATCATTGTTAAATCAATTAGGATTAAAATATGAAATATCTGAATCAGAATATAATCCATCTTTTAAACCTAATCAAATATTATATTTTTTACCAGAAGCTGGTAATCATGTTAAAATAGGACGATCTATATATATTAAAGTCAATGCTACACATTATAAAACTACAGTCTTACCTAATATTTTTAATAAAAAAAAACGAATAGCTATAAAACTACTTCATGCTAATCATATTTACGTAGACAAAATTAAATATATAAACAATATATCTAAAAATACTATTTACAAGGCATTGTTGAAAGGAAAAAATATTACATCTGGATGTGTATTACCAGTGAAACATCAAATTACTTTAATTATTGGAAATGGATATTATATCAAAAATAATTATTATGTAATTCCAAATGTTAATGGTATGCCTATTCATAATGCTATACCATTATTAAACAAACAACTATTTAACAATATTCATATTATTATAGATAATATGAATTCTTTATTATATAATGATAAATTTGATAATAATTCATTAATATATCGTCAATCTCCTAATCCAGGACATATTACTCCTGATAAAAACATTTCTATAGATTTATGGATTACTAACTATACTAATACCAATCATAATGAACAAAATAATCATACTACGAACAATGACAACAAAAAAATAGATATTTCACAACAAAATAATAATTCATATAAACCATATCAAAAAGATGATGTGAATGATATAAAAAATAATAATTAA
- a CDS encoding RluA family pseudouridine synthase yields MKKFKFCVQYTQLLIRIDKYLTQYIKDISRNQIQYAIKSGNILVNNKRIKNNYIVKPCDCIEGKINPYIEFQIEYNNLHGENIPINIIYEDEDLAVINKPAGMVVHPGIKNLTSTLINGIIYHFKQNINLYRCGLIHRLDKDTSGLLVIAKNESSQRSLSKQFFHKTVTRKYIALVWGNLKYKQGTISGFIGKDPKNRIKMKLFNKFAMGRQYSITHYKVIERFKYLTSIICRLETGKTHQIRTHFKFVGHPIFNDKIYGGNKIPIPTSNQDIAFFKSCLNILNRQALHSFYLSFVHPTNKKLCSFTCHIPNEWNLLLKQCRYQI; encoded by the coding sequence ATGAAAAAATTCAAATTTTGTGTACAATACACACAATTATTAATACGAATAGATAAATACTTAACACAATATATAAAGGATATTAGCAGAAATCAAATTCAATATGCGATCAAATCAGGCAATATATTAGTGAACAACAAACGTATTAAAAACAATTATATAGTAAAACCTTGTGATTGTATAGAAGGAAAAATTAATCCTTATATAGAATTTCAAATTGAATATAATAATCTTCATGGAGAAAATATACCTATTAATATTATTTATGAAGATGAAGATTTAGCAGTTATTAATAAACCTGCTGGTATGGTAGTACATCCAGGAATTAAAAATTTAACTAGTACGTTAATTAATGGAATTATTTATCATTTCAAACAAAATATTAATTTATATAGATGTGGATTAATTCATAGACTAGATAAAGATACTTCTGGATTATTAGTTATTGCTAAAAATGAATCTTCACAAAGATCTTTATCTAAACAATTTTTTCATAAAACTGTAACAAGAAAATATATTGCTTTAGTATGGGGAAATTTAAAATATAAACAAGGAACTATTAGTGGATTTATAGGAAAAGATCCTAAAAATAGAATAAAAATGAAATTATTTAACAAATTTGCCATGGGCAGACAATATTCCATCACTCATTATAAAGTTATAGAAAGATTTAAATATTTAACTTCTATTATATGTCGTCTAGAAACTGGAAAAACACATCAAATTAGAACTCATTTCAAATTTGTAGGACATCCTATATTTAATGATAAAATATATGGAGGTAATAAAATTCCAATACCAACTTCAAATCAAGATATTGCTTTTTTCAAAAGTTGTCTAAATATATTAAACAGACAAGCATTGCATTCATTTTATCTTTCTTTTGTTCATCCTACAAATAAAAAACTATGTTCTTTTACATGTCATATTCCTAATGAATGGAATTTATTATTAAAGCAATGTAGATATCAAATTTAA
- the mgtE gene encoding magnesium transporter — MNTKKQCNANSLETRFNEKFLNNQTINSLIKIFHDYPNDVIYFFSVLKNNKASSIFRVLDFPIKEKIIEGLTPIKKFNFLNNLSVDDRVSFLENLSKDSLKDLIKYLSKEEKKKTLVSLGYPENSVGRLMIPYYISVKNTWSIQEVLDYIRTEGQNNNEAIEIIYIVDEKGKLLDDIKIREFLLVDPKTKVYELMDRQYSTALSVTNTEEEAIKIFSMNNRFSLPVIDDKKILLGIVTIDDILWVSNENYREDIQKIGGMEVLNQSYMKVPLYKLIQKRAGWLILLFIGEMLTTTVMQHFSSFIEKAVVLSLFIPLVVSSGGNSGAQASTLIIQAMALGEIKIKDWWIVMKREIICGLFLGGFLGFTGFIRILTWHYFRLFNYGDHFILIGITVYVSLIGVVLWGTFSGSMLPFIIKKFRGDPASSSAPFVATLVDVFGLLIYFSISYILLNDIIL; from the coding sequence ATGAATACCAAAAAACAGTGTAATGCTAATAGTTTAGAAACTCGTTTTAATGAAAAATTTTTAAATAATCAAACTATTAATTCTTTAATAAAAATATTTCATGATTATCCAAATGATGTGATTTATTTTTTTAGTGTATTGAAAAATAATAAAGCATCTTCTATTTTTAGAGTTTTAGATTTTCCTATAAAAGAAAAAATCATAGAAGGACTTACCCCAATTAAAAAATTTAATTTTTTAAATAATCTATCTGTAGATGATCGTGTTTCTTTTTTAGAAAATCTTTCTAAAGATTCATTAAAAGATTTAATCAAATATTTGTCAAAAGAAGAAAAAAAAAAAACATTAGTTTCTTTAGGCTATCCTGAAAATAGTGTTGGAAGATTAATGATTCCATATTATATTTCAGTTAAAAATACTTGGAGTATACAAGAAGTTTTAGATTATATAAGAACAGAAGGACAAAATAATAATGAAGCCATAGAAATTATATATATAGTTGATGAAAAAGGTAAATTATTAGACGATATAAAAATACGAGAATTTCTATTAGTCGATCCAAAAACTAAAGTTTATGAATTAATGGATAGACAATATAGTACGGCATTAAGTGTAACTAATACTGAAGAAGAAGCAATTAAAATATTTTCTATGAATAATAGATTTTCTTTACCGGTAATAGATGATAAAAAAATATTATTAGGAATAGTAACTATAGATGATATATTATGGGTTTCAAATGAAAATTATCGAGAAGATATTCAAAAAATTGGAGGGATGGAAGTATTAAATCAATCCTATATGAAAGTTCCTTTGTATAAATTAATTCAAAAAAGAGCTGGGTGGTTAATATTGTTATTTATAGGAGAAATGTTGACTACGACAGTTATGCAACATTTTTCTAGTTTTATAGAAAAAGCTGTAGTTTTATCTCTATTTATACCGTTAGTAGTTTCTAGTGGAGGTAATAGTGGAGCTCAAGCATCGACATTAATTATTCAAGCAATGGCATTAGGAGAAATCAAAATTAAAGATTGGTGGATTGTAATGAAGAGAGAAATAATATGTGGCTTGTTTTTAGGAGGATTTTTAGGATTTACAGGATTTATACGAATTTTAACATGGCATTATTTTCGTTTATTTAATTATGGGGATCATTTTATATTAATAGGAATTACTGTTTATGTATCTTTAATTGGAGTTGTATTATGGGGTACATTTAGTGGTTCTATGTTACCATTCATTATTAAAAAATTTCGAGGGGATCCAGCTAGCTCATCCGCTCCTTTTGTAGCAACATTGGTAGATGTTTTTGGATTATTAATTTATTTTTCTATATCATATATACTATTGAATGATATTATATTATAG
- the leuS gene encoding leucine--tRNA ligase: protein MDYNFKHIEKRWQTFWKEQKTFCTEDNNKNHTYYILNMFPYPSGAGLHIGHCIGYIASDIYARYKRAKGYNVLNPIGFDSFGLPAEQYAIKTGQHPSYTTNKNIKKYHDQINQLGISFDWNRTISTSDPTFYRWTQWMFIQIFNSWYDKDIDQAKSIDCLVDKFNKNGNLIVNASTTYQNQFDSNEWKSYSNVQQEYILSYYRLAFLCKETVNWCPELGTVLANDEIINGKSQRGGYQIYKKQMLQWNIRITAYAERLLKGLKEIKCSDSLKKLQYYWIGKKYGISLNLDIVFINNKITNIESVIFFPEMIFGITFIIMSTDHPLIDKISIENYKSRIIHYINQEISVEEKISGIFTGNYVFHPLIKNKKIPIYVSHSFTVENQYKSIVGIPGHDQHCNQFAKLFGLDIIKVLSSDLKTQYDNTQYMINSGFLNGLQSKIAKKHIMKFLVKHKKGCPIISYRLRDAVFSRQRYWGEPIPIYFKKNIPIPIPIDKLPLILPKIIKFHPKNGQSPLIRAEYWAWDEQNVKIVHQSLIDNKSVFPIEVHTMPSWAGSSWYFLRYMDVNNNNFFLSKKKEKIWKQVDLYIGGSEHATGHLIYSRFWNKFLKDRGWINSEEPFKKIINQGMIINYSAIIFKISRKNVFISYGLINKINSSSLQEIYIDINIVNLKDELDVIQFKKYNTEFTNAKFILEQGVFLCKRKLEKMSKSKHNVINPDNICKKYGSDIFRLYEMFLGPIEKSKPWDVSKINGVKNFLKKFWRLFHNVNGIFNLNKETPTMQEQSMLHETIKKVTEQIQLFSFNTSISYLMILVNKLTKLQCNKQQILIPLVQIMAPFTPHIAEEIWSKLGNTKSIMFYSFPIYNPQFLTKTTITYLIMFNGKFKFKEEFEPHQKLSIIKSKILHHPKIKLILKTKILKKIMIIPNKIINILFSNQ, encoded by the coding sequence ATGGATTATAATTTTAAACACATTGAAAAACGTTGGCAAACATTTTGGAAAGAACAAAAAACTTTTTGTACTGAAGATAATAATAAAAATCATACATATTATATATTAAATATGTTTCCTTATCCATCTGGGGCAGGACTACATATAGGACATTGTATTGGGTATATTGCTTCAGATATATATGCCAGATATAAACGTGCTAAAGGATATAATGTATTGAATCCAATAGGGTTTGATTCTTTTGGGTTACCTGCGGAACAATACGCAATAAAAACTGGACAACATCCTTCTTATACTACTAATAAAAATATAAAAAAATATCACGATCAAATTAATCAACTTGGAATTTCATTTGATTGGAATCGTACAATATCTACTAGTGATCCTACCTTTTACCGTTGGACTCAATGGATGTTTATTCAAATATTTAATTCCTGGTATGATAAAGATATAGATCAAGCAAAATCTATAGATTGTTTAGTGGACAAATTTAATAAAAACGGAAATTTAATAGTTAATGCTAGTACTACATATCAAAATCAATTTGATTCAAATGAATGGAAATCTTACTCAAATGTCCAACAAGAATATATATTATCATATTATCGTTTAGCTTTTCTTTGTAAAGAAACAGTCAATTGGTGTCCAGAATTAGGCACAGTTTTAGCAAATGATGAAATCATAAATGGAAAAAGTCAAAGAGGAGGATATCAAATTTACAAAAAACAAATGTTACAGTGGAATATACGAATTACCGCTTATGCAGAACGATTATTAAAAGGATTAAAAGAAATTAAATGTTCTGATTCTTTGAAAAAACTCCAATATTATTGGATCGGTAAAAAATATGGAATTTCCTTAAATTTGGATATTGTTTTTATTAATAATAAAATTACGAATATAGAATCTGTTATATTTTTTCCAGAAATGATATTTGGAATAACTTTTATTATTATGTCTACAGATCATCCATTAATTGATAAAATATCTATAGAAAATTATAAAAGTAGAATTATTCATTATATTAATCAAGAAATTTCTGTAGAAGAAAAAATATCTGGTATTTTTACCGGAAATTATGTGTTTCATCCTTTAATAAAAAATAAAAAAATCCCTATTTATGTTAGTCATTCTTTTACAGTTGAGAACCAATATAAATCAATAGTTGGAATTCCAGGACATGATCAACATTGCAATCAATTTGCAAAATTATTTGGATTAGATATTATAAAAGTATTATCATCTGATTTAAAAACCCAATATGATAATACACAATATATGATAAATTCTGGATTTTTAAACGGGTTACAATCCAAAATTGCTAAAAAACACATCATGAAATTTTTAGTAAAACATAAAAAAGGGTGTCCTATCATTAGTTATCGATTGCGTGATGCAGTGTTTTCTAGACAAAGATACTGGGGGGAACCAATACCTATTTATTTTAAAAAAAATATTCCTATCCCAATACCTATAGATAAATTACCTTTAATTCTTCCTAAAATTATCAAATTTCATCCGAAAAATGGACAATCTCCATTAATTAGAGCAGAATATTGGGCATGGGATGAACAAAATGTCAAAATAGTTCATCAATCTTTAATTGATAATAAATCTGTATTTCCTATAGAAGTTCATACTATGCCTAGTTGGGCTGGATCAAGTTGGTATTTTTTACGTTATATGGATGTTAATAATAATAATTTTTTTTTATCTAAAAAAAAAGAAAAAATTTGGAAACAAGTAGATTTATATATTGGTGGATCTGAACATGCAACAGGACATTTAATTTATTCTAGATTTTGGAATAAATTTTTAAAAGATAGAGGATGGATTAATTCAGAAGAACCTTTTAAAAAAATAATTAATCAAGGAATGATTATAAATTATTCTGCGATTATATTTAAAATTAGTAGAAAAAATGTATTTATTTCTTATGGATTAATAAATAAAATTAATTCTTCATCTTTACAAGAAATTTATATAGATATAAATATAGTAAATTTAAAAGATGAATTAGATGTAATACAATTTAAAAAATATAATACAGAATTTACAAATGCAAAATTTATTTTAGAACAAGGGGTATTTCTTTGTAAAAGAAAGTTAGAAAAAATGTCTAAATCTAAACATAACGTTATCAATCCTGATAATATATGTAAAAAATATGGATCAGATATATTTAGACTTTATGAAATGTTTTTAGGTCCCATTGAAAAATCCAAACCTTGGGATGTATCTAAAATTAATGGTGTAAAAAATTTTTTAAAAAAATTTTGGAGATTATTTCATAATGTTAATGGTATTTTTAATCTCAATAAAGAAACTCCAACTATGCAAGAACAATCGATGTTACACGAAACTATTAAAAAAGTCACAGAACAAATACAATTATTTTCTTTTAATACATCTATCAGTTATTTAATGATTCTTGTAAATAAACTAACTAAATTACAATGTAACAAACAACAAATTTTAATTCCATTAGTACAAATTATGGCACCTTTTACACCTCATATAGCAGAAGAAATATGGAGTAAATTAGGAAATACAAAATCAATAATGTTTTATTCATTTCCTATTTATAATCCACAATTTCTTACCAAAACAACAATTACATATCTCATTATGTTTAATGGAAAATTTAAGTTTAAAGAAGAATTTGAACCACATCAAAAATTATCTATTATTAAAAGTAAAATTTTACATCATCCTAAAATCAAATTGATTTTGAAAACAAAAATTTTAAAAAAAATTATGATTATTCCAAATAAAATTATAAATATTTTATTTAGCAATCAATAA
- a CDS encoding Glu/Leu/Phe/Val family dehydrogenase, whose amino-acid sequence MSKQNPMETGTCSFFSCVEKNFDKATPFLSIEQGLLEQIKACNAVYKIHFPVKIDNTIKVIEAYRVQHSHHKLPCKGGIRYSTKVTQDEVMTLAALMTYKCAIVDVPFGGAKGGIKIDPQSISMDNLETITRRYTSELIKKNFIGPGIDVPAPDYGTGEREMSWILDTFMSLCPPGEVDALACVTGKPISQGGVRGRKEATGLGVFYGIRELCRMKQEMNSIGLDVGLCGKTVIIQGLGNVGYHAAIFFQQFGALIVGLAEREGAIYNPKGLNVKDVIMHLQNTGSILNFPHAKNIYNAEQALELECDILIPAALENVIHKHNAHKIKSKIIGEAANGPITPEADDILEKKGIIIVPDIYLNAGGVTVSYFEWLKNLSHVRYGRMEKRFSENMNSELLQVIENICKTNIPTTEKKLILRGAREIDLVHSGLEDTMIEGFHKIRNLKNTLGIKNLRTTAFVLAIKKIIDSYEKLGIFP is encoded by the coding sequence ATGTCAAAACAAAATCCAATGGAAACTGGAACCTGTAGTTTTTTTAGTTGTGTAGAAAAAAATTTTGATAAAGCCACACCATTTCTTTCTATTGAACAAGGTCTTTTAGAACAAATTAAAGCTTGTAACGCTGTATACAAAATTCATTTTCCAGTTAAAATAGATAATACAATAAAAGTTATTGAAGCTTATAGAGTTCAACATTCTCATCATAAATTACCATGTAAAGGTGGAATTAGGTATAGCACTAAAGTAACTCAAGATGAAGTTATGACTTTAGCGGCATTAATGACGTATAAATGTGCTATAGTAGATGTACCTTTTGGTGGTGCTAAAGGGGGAATTAAAATTGATCCGCAAAGCATTTCTATGGATAATTTAGAAACTATTACTCGTCGTTATACATCTGAACTTATTAAAAAAAATTTCATAGGACCTGGAATTGATGTCCCTGCTCCAGATTATGGAACAGGAGAACGAGAAATGAGCTGGATTTTGGATACATTTATGTCATTATGCCCACCTGGTGAAGTAGATGCTTTAGCATGTGTAACAGGTAAACCAATTTCTCAGGGGGGTGTACGTGGAAGAAAAGAAGCAACAGGATTAGGAGTATTTTATGGAATAAGAGAATTGTGTAGAATGAAACAAGAAATGAATTCTATAGGATTAGATGTTGGATTATGTGGAAAAACAGTTATCATCCAAGGATTGGGAAATGTTGGATATCATGCAGCAATTTTTTTTCAACAATTTGGAGCATTAATTGTTGGATTAGCTGAGAGAGAAGGAGCAATTTATAATCCAAAAGGTTTAAATGTAAAAGACGTTATTATGCATTTACAAAATACAGGTTCTATACTAAATTTTCCACATGCAAAAAATATTTATAATGCAGAACAAGCATTAGAATTAGAATGTGATATTTTAATTCCTGCTGCTTTAGAAAATGTAATACATAAACATAATGCACATAAGATTAAATCAAAAATTATTGGAGAGGCGGCTAATGGACCTATTACACCTGAAGCCGATGATATTTTAGAAAAAAAAGGAATTATTATTGTTCCAGATATTTATTTAAATGCTGGTGGAGTAACAGTCTCTTATTTTGAATGGTTAAAAAATCTTAGTCATGTTCGTTATGGTAGAATGGAAAAACGTTTTAGTGAAAATATGAATTCAGAACTTTTACAAGTCATTGAAAACATTTGCAAAACAAATATTCCAACAACCGAAAAAAAACTGATTTTAAGAGGTGCTAGAGAAATAGATTTAGTCCATAGTGGATTGGAAGATACCATGATAGAAGGATTTCATAAAATTAGAAATTTAAAAAATACATTAGGAATAAAAAATTTACGAACTACTGCATTTGTTCTGGCTATTAAAAAAATTATAGATTCTTACGAAAAATTAGGCATTTTTCCATAA
- the pyrH gene encoding UMP kinase: MKYKRSLLKLSGEALMGNNEYGLHSNRLKQYAEEVKNVVNMGVQVAIVIGGGNIFRGFSRIKKNIINRIGGDYMGMLATVINGIAFQSYLENVGICTYIQTAIRMDPIAEPFFKDRAISHLEKGRVVIFVAGLGNPYFTTDTAAVLRAIEIKADVLLKGTKVDGIYTEDPNKDKTAKKIKNISFDMIYKMGIKVMDTTAFILGNEHNLPIIIFDINRIGNLKKAISGESIGTIVTN; the protein is encoded by the coding sequence ATGAAGTACAAAAGATCATTATTGAAATTAAGTGGAGAAGCACTAATGGGAAATAACGAATATGGGCTTCATTCAAATAGACTAAAACAATATGCAGAAGAAGTAAAAAATGTAGTTAATATGGGTGTTCAAGTAGCTATAGTGATAGGAGGAGGTAACATATTTAGAGGATTTTCCAGGATAAAAAAAAATATAATTAATCGTATAGGTGGAGATTATATGGGAATGTTAGCTACCGTAATAAACGGAATAGCATTTCAATCTTATTTAGAAAATGTAGGAATATGTACTTATATTCAAACGGCTATTAGAATGGATCCCATAGCAGAACCTTTTTTTAAAGACAGAGCAATTAGTCATCTAGAAAAAGGTAGAGTTGTAATTTTTGTTGCTGGATTAGGAAATCCTTATTTTACAACAGATACTGCCGCTGTATTACGTGCCATAGAAATTAAAGCTGATGTTTTATTAAAAGGCACTAAAGTAGATGGAATTTATACTGAAGATCCAAACAAAGATAAAACTGCTAAAAAAATAAAAAATATATCTTTTGATATGATTTATAAAATGGGAATAAAAGTCATGGATACAACCGCTTTTATTTTGGGTAATGAACATAATTTACCTATTATTATTTTTGATATCAACCGTATAGGAAATTTAAAAAAAGCAATATCTGGAGAATCAATTGGTACTATTGTAACCAACTAA
- a CDS encoding ribosome-recycling factor: protein MEEINEIYSSCQKDMNNILKQFKNDIIRIRLGSQSLLSFLEKIKIKYYDFFIDLIKIANISILDNMNLTIRPWDKSLISIIDKAIIDSNLGLMPTNKGEYIHIRIPIMTEEGRKHLIKKIKTETEQSKILIRVIRKKYNHMMKKKLNLSQDILKEGEYHIQKITNNYIQKINEIFILKEQEILTI from the coding sequence ATGGAAGAAATAAATGAAATTTATTCTTCTTGTCAAAAAGATATGAATAATATTTTAAAACAATTTAAAAATGATATTATTCGCATTAGATTAGGAAGTCAATCCTTATTATCTTTTTTAGAAAAAATTAAAATTAAATATTATGATTTTTTTATAGATTTAATTAAAATTGCCAATATTTCTATTTTAGATAATATGAATTTAACTATTCGTCCATGGGATAAATCTTTAATTTCAATTATAGATAAAGCAATTATAGATTCTAATTTAGGATTAATGCCTACAAATAAAGGAGAATATATCCATATTAGAATTCCTATAATGACGGAAGAAGGTAGAAAACATTTGATAAAAAAAATTAAAACTGAAACAGAACAATCTAAAATACTGATTCGAGTCATAAGAAAAAAATATAATCATATGATGAAAAAGAAGTTAAATTTATCTCAAGATATATTAAAAGAAGGAGAATATCATATACAAAAAATAACAAATAATTATATTCAAAAAATTAATGAAATTTTTATTTTAAAGGAACAAGAAATATTAACAATATAG
- the asnS gene encoding asparagine--tRNA ligase — translation MIKKYSIQTLLDNYKFFLNKKVIVEGWVRSFRNYIFISLNDGSTIRNIQIIVSLKKFKKNFLKEITIGTSIHVIGIITNSIGKEQFIELESYFIKIYGKVDNLLFQQSILQPKKHSLEKLRTQRHLRFRTNVFSCVMRIRHHIAFSIHKYFNDNGFFYIHTPIITTSNAEGAGNMFQVTTLDLKHIPWIKDNIIDYQKDFFKCQTYLGVSGQLEAEAASLALGKVYTFGPVFRAENSNTSRHLSEFWMIEPEMAFYHLDDNMNLAEKFLKYIIQYIIEHCVDDLYFLTHYIYTNEEESLLKQLESLLTINFEKISYTESIKILNKSIHNNKVNFLHPVIWGMDLQSEHEQYLVNKYFKNPIIIFDYPYHIKAFYMRINNDEKTVRAMDILFPKVGEIIGGSQREERYDVLMTRMNKHNINKKLLYWYLDTRRFGSVPHSGFGLGFDRLVQFISGMQNIRDVIPFPKTPNHA, via the coding sequence ATGATTAAAAAATATTCAATTCAAACATTATTGGATAATTATAAATTTTTCTTAAACAAAAAAGTTATAGTAGAAGGGTGGGTACGTTCGTTTAGAAATTATATATTTATATCCTTAAATGATGGGTCTACTATTCGGAATATTCAAATTATTGTATCATTAAAAAAATTCAAAAAGAATTTTTTAAAAGAAATAACCATTGGAACATCTATTCATGTTATAGGAATTATAACTAATAGCATAGGAAAAGAACAATTTATAGAGTTAGAATCTTATTTTATTAAAATTTACGGTAAAGTAGATAATTTATTATTTCAACAATCTATATTACAACCTAAAAAACACAGTTTAGAAAAACTTAGAACACAAAGACATCTAAGATTTAGAACTAATGTATTTAGTTGTGTTATGCGTATTCGTCATCATATAGCTTTTTCTATTCATAAATATTTTAATGATAATGGATTTTTTTATATTCATACTCCAATTATTACTACTTCAAATGCAGAAGGTGCTGGAAATATGTTTCAAGTAACTACTTTGGATCTAAAACATATTCCATGGATAAAAGATAATATAATTGATTATCAAAAAGATTTTTTTAAATGTCAAACTTATCTTGGAGTTTCTGGTCAATTAGAAGCAGAAGCAGCATCATTAGCATTAGGCAAAGTTTATACGTTTGGTCCAGTTTTTAGGGCAGAAAATTCAAATACTTCAAGACATTTATCAGAATTTTGGATGATAGAACCAGAAATGGCATTTTATCATTTAGATGATAATATGAATTTAGCAGAAAAATTTTTAAAATATATTATTCAATATATCATTGAACATTGTGTAGATGATTTATACTTTTTAACACATTATATTTATACAAATGAAGAAGAATCTTTACTAAAACAATTGGAATCTTTATTAACCATTAATTTTGAAAAAATTAGCTATACTGAATCTATCAAGATTCTTAATAAATCTATACATAATAATAAAGTTAATTTTTTGCATCCTGTTATTTGGGGAATGGATTTGCAATCTGAACATGAACAATATTTAGTAAATAAATATTTTAAAAATCCTATTATTATATTTGATTATCCATATCATATTAAAGCTTTTTATATGAGAATAAACAATGATGAAAAAACAGTAAGAGCTATGGATATTTTATTTCCAAAAGTAGGCGAAATTATTGGAGGATCTCAAAGAGAAGAACGTTATGATGTCCTGATGACAAGAATGAATAAACATAATATAAATAAAAAATTACTTTATTGGTACTTAGATACAAGACGTTTTGGCTCAGTTCCACATAGTGGATTTGGATTAGGATTTGATAGATTAGTTCAATTTATTTCAGGAATGCAAAATATTCGTGATGTTATTCCTTTTCCAAAAACTCCAAATCATGCATAA